A stretch of Verrucomicrobiota bacterium DNA encodes these proteins:
- a CDS encoding integrase — MVLRGLSERTQEAYIHHVYHLADQRKLSRSTINQAVNAFRFFYEHVVHREVEALRRALPHGPKTIRRPQVFSIEELEKLFTIGAPHPKNRAFLMTVYGAGLRLNEACHLKFEHIDRARKQIRVEQGKGRKDRYTLLSPRLLAELEAYWRVCRPRQWMFPSSRDPERPMLDGTAQRMYYAAVQRAGLRRKGGLHALRHSFATHLLEAGVELTVLQRLLGHASVFTTMMYLHVRQERLAQIAGPLELLDLRSVLAQR; from the coding sequence CTGGTTCTGCGCGGCTTGTCCGAGCGAACGCAGGAAGCTTACATCCATCACGTTTATCATCTGGCCGACCAACGCAAGCTCTCCCGGAGCACGATCAATCAAGCGGTCAATGCGTTCCGGTTTTTCTACGAGCACGTGGTCCATCGGGAGGTGGAGGCGTTGCGCCGGGCGTTGCCACACGGACCGAAGACCATCCGGCGTCCGCAGGTCTTCAGCATCGAAGAACTGGAAAAGCTCTTCACGATCGGCGCTCCGCATCCCAAGAATCGGGCCTTTCTCATGACGGTGTATGGGGCGGGGTTGCGCCTCAACGAAGCCTGTCATCTGAAGTTCGAGCATATTGATCGGGCGCGGAAGCAAATCCGGGTCGAGCAAGGCAAGGGCCGGAAGGATCGTTACACGCTGCTGTCGCCGCGCTTGTTGGCCGAACTGGAAGCCTATTGGAGAGTGTGCCGGCCGCGACAGTGGATGTTTCCCTCCAGCCGTGACCCGGAACGTCCGATGCTTGATGGCACCGCCCAGAGGATGTATTACGCGGCGGTCCAACGGGCGGGCTTGCGGCGCAAAGGGGGCCTTCATGCCTTACGACACTCCTTTGCCACGCACTTGCTGGAAGCGGGAGTGGAGCTCACGGTGTTGCAGCGGCTGTTGGGCCACGCCAGTGTGTTCACGACGATGATGTATCTGCACGTGCGGCAGGAACGGCTGGCGCAGATTGCCGGGCCCCTGGAGTTGTTGGACCTCCGTTCGGTGCTGGCCCAGCGGTGA